The Triticum urartu cultivar G1812 chromosome 6, Tu2.1, whole genome shotgun sequence genome includes the window ATTATTGGTGAAATGACAGctgctggagatgctctaataaCTTAACAGGGCAGCTAGTTATAAAAGCAAACCTATGTACTGGAGTACTTTTATTATTCAACAAGCTAACAATATACTAGTACTTTATAAGATTctactactccctccgatccatattacttgtcgctcaaatggatgtatttagatgtatttcagtgctagatacatccgCTTGAGCACACGTAATATGGAttggagggagtaatatattagttAGACACAATTGCAGCTGGATACAAAGATGGGTACAACCAAGTCATGATTACCTTTATCCTTTGCATGCTAGACCATATTGCAGTTGTACTGAGCTTAACCAAAATATCTAAATAGTACTAACTGGTCATATAGCACCCCTACCACAAAGAAAGGACCAAAGGCAATCGCAAATATGACCTTCATGCTGTATTCTTTTGCAGAGATGTACATGGGAGCTTCTTCGACTGAACTGCAATCCCTAATAAGCAGAGAGCCACACAGCTTTGGGTTCCCATCAAAACTAGAAGTCTGAAACGTGCTCAGCTGGCCTGTTGTTGGAATAGGTCCTTCTAGGTCGTTGTTAGAAATGTTGAATTGTGAAAGGAAGTGAAGTTTCCCCAGTGCGGCAGGGATTGCACCGGTGAGATGGTTATTAGACAAATCTAGCCCCTGCAGATTTGTCAGGTTACAGATCGATTGTGGGATCGCTCCATAAAAGTTGTTGAAACTCAAGTCCAGGTAATGCGCTGTTTTCAAATGACCAATCTCTTGGGGGATTGCGCCAGTGAGTTTATTCTTACCGAGTTTCAGTCCTTTGGGCCAAGCACTGCCCATGCGGTATTGAAGTGACGGGTCAACATAAAAAATTGGTAGACCAAGGAGGTTTGGGTCCAAATAGATGCCAGCCTTGTCTGATTTTAGCATTGGCATCTCCATCAACGCGATTGGGATTTCCCCAGTAAGGCTGTTGTTTGATACGTCCAGAATGAAGAGGTTATTTAGGGAGTTCATCCAGCTTGGCATTGGTCCAGTGAGTCGATTACTGACTAATAGTAGTATCTTCAGATTTGTGAGCTTGGACAACCAAATAGGTATCCTTCCAGTCAACGAACACCAGTCCATGGTAAGAAGTTGAAGATTCTGAAAACCGTCAATGAACGCATCTTGTGGCATGGCCTCATTCATGAAGTTTCTGCCAAGAAGCAGGGTGCTGATATTCCTGCTGCTCTTAAGGGCATGCAAGGCTTTTGTTATATTTGTAAAGCAGTTTCTACTAAGTGATAGGAAGGACAGGTGCTTCAGATTGCCAATTCTTGATGAGATTTCACCATGGAAATGGTTGCTGGACAGCCGCAGTGCAGTCAAATTACTGCATGAGTAAATGCTTTCTGGAACTATACCATTGAGATTATTCCTCAAGAGATCTAAACTTTTTAGATTATGTAGGGCGGCGAAGTTTACCTTCCCTAGATCTCCACTGAAGTTGTTGATCTTCAGATCAATGATTTTGAGATTTGTACAGTTGCCAAGAGCTGATGGCAGCTCCCCAGACATGTTATTGCTACCCAAATAGAGCTCCTCCAGCCTCTTGAGCAGACCTATCGACTGCGGAATCTTGCCACTGAAGTGGTTCCCTCCAAGGTCAAGAGTAGCTAGATTACCGAGTTTGACTATATGTGCTCCTTCAAGTTCTCCTTGTAAACCATTGTTGGGGAAGGAAAGGTACTCCAGCAAGGTAGCGTGGAAGGTTTCAACAGGGAGATTCCCACTTAGGTTGTTGTTGCCAGCCTTGAGCACTTTGAGCTTGGAACAGTTACCCAGCGCGTTTGGTATCTCACCACTCAATTGGTTGTAACAGAGGTCAAGCAATGCCAAATATGGTGAGCCAAGGCAGAGAGAAGACGGTATGTTCCCAGTGAAGCTGTTATTGCTGGCGTTGAGCGCAATCAGATTTTTCATGACCTTCCATGTGGCTGATGGAAATTCTGAGTTGAACTGGTTGCTTGAGATGTTGAGTACCTGCAGAGGCCGGTCGGTGGTAACCAAAGGCGGCAGCTCGTGCAGCGATCCGTTGAGCCGGTTGAAGCTGACATCGAGGACGATGATGCTTCCGGAGGACATGATCTCTGGCAAAAGGTCACCAGAGAAGGAGTTGTACGAGAGGTTGATATGTAGCACGCTGGTGAGGTCGGCAAGGGACGGCGAGATGCACCCTTCAAGTCCTCTAGATGCCAGGGAGACTTCAGTGACAGCTCTGTCTTCATTGCAGGCGATGCCTTCCCACTCGCAGCAGTCTGTGCCGTTTTCACGCCATGACATGGCGAGGCCGCCATCTCGCGACAGCCCAGAAAGGAAACGAAGGAGATTGCGCTTCTCCTGCTCGGTGCATGCAGTGGAGCGAGATGCCAAGAGGAGCAGCAGGAACAGCTGCAGCACGGCCGGAGGAATGGTGAAGGAACGCATTGGTTGGTGTTTTTTCCTCCCCCTTCTTGTTTTTCTGTTGCTTGAAGAATGCACACGGTGCTGGTACTAGCTATCATTTAACAGGGGCTTTTATTTGCACATCAGAGCTACTGAACACCACTCATAAGATTCCCTATTTCTTGTGATGGGTGCACCTTAGGGCCCTGGGCCATGGTTCGTTGATACAGAAAAGACAGCGGCACTAGCATAGAAAAGCAACATCCGTGCCTATCAATTAATTAGCTATAGTAAAAGGCTATCAACTAGTTTATAAATCTATCATTTAGTTATGTCTGGATTAAGTAGTTACCGATTAGTCCAAAATTTTCAAGTAGCAAGAAGTCAATCTATTATCTCATCTCATCTTGCCCGGCCTATTCATTGCATTGCTGCTCAATAATACATAGATATAGGTGGTGCTCTTTGGTTACAGACTTACAGCACTAGTTTTGTTTACTGCATGCGTTAGTGACGGGCTGCCATTGGTAGGCAGGCCCAAACGGGGTACCAACCTACTAATGGTTGTGTTTTTCACATGATTCATGTCTGTGGTGGATATTCTGCTCATAATTATTATGTTGGGTCATTTCCCACCAGTTCTTTGACTCTTTGTAGCTGATGAATACATATCCATGATTTCAGTTTGAAAATTTGCTTCATGGTTATGTTGAATAAATATCCATGATTTCAGCTTGAAAAACTGCTTCATGGTTGTGTTTTTTCTCATGCTTCTTGTCAGTTCCCCGGAAATCATATTAATGTCATTTCCTTTGGGAGAAGTCCTGGAACAAAAGCAGAATTAAAGGCACATGTCACATATGCATCATCCATCAATGTAATATTTCGGATGCACAAAGAATGGCCATGGACTATTCCCCTATTCTTTGTGGCAAAGAAGCTTTGAGCTTCAACTTCCTATGTCTGTTTTCTGTCTtgttatttccttttcttttttggACAGAAAAGCAGCATGTAGATGTCTCCATATGAGATAGATATTCCTGCTTTCACTACTCGGCAGCTCGAGTTCACCTGTTAAACAATTGTTCTTGATTAATTCCATTTCAGGACACTGTAATGACATTTCATTTGttttttttttactttgcttcaTGCACAGTCAACCTCTCATGGTAGGTAATTCTTTTCAGGCGACTAATGTGGCCTCAAATGCAATCAGCAGCAGAATATTGTTGTCATGTTTCTCCATTTTGATTTCTGAACATAGACAATTTCTTCATAGTTATGTTTGATTATACATGTATCTGCCGACACAAATTCTTCTTTTCAAATGACACTTTTTCTGTTATATTTCACATTCCTTGGTCTTTCCCATGGATATGAACTCTTCTCATTTTTTACTATGGAGCTGAAGTATTCTTCCTGCTTGATTGGACCGCCATTCTGCTGTTTGTGTGCCTTTTAATGTGCAAACTGTGTAAACAGTTCCTCTTCTCAAACTATTGTGGGTCTAAGGGTCTGTTTGGTTTGTGCTCATATTTTCCCTACAAAAAGCTGGCTACCCAAATTTTCGGTTGAGGTTTTGCTTGTCAACGGATCCGTCAACATTGCCTAGAAAATGCATTAGAGTTGGTAAAGGACCATTGCCTCATTGGTATGCCCAAAGATTAGTtcccatccaaacaaagaccaacgTTTTGATCATGGCCAAAAAGATTGCAGGGTACACTTTGGCCGCAATCCAAACATACCTTAAAACTAGTTATAACACACCCTTCAATTTTTGATGCCATTTAATTTACCCTTCTTGCTAAAACAGGGTGGTTTTACAACTTTTACTCCGCCATGTCGTTCACATGGATGTGAATTTGGCTGTGAAGCTACATGGGTGTTTGGATAGGCTCACCCAAGCAAAACAGATTGCTTATTTTTGCCTTGTTAGAATGCATGGTGGTTTTTTATTTCTGTGAAAGGGAAAAAAAAACATCTGGCGATACTTGTTAGAATGTCACTCTGCCTACACAAGTCCTATGTCTGCCCTTCCCCTACAACACTTATGATACAGAGATCTCTCTCCCAAAACCTTGTCTCTCCTCTTGTTCCCTCCCTAATCAAGCAGAGATATGATGTGGCAGCGCTAGGGTTCTCACCACCCAGCCTCCTTGGGTGCCGGCCCTCAGAAAAAAGCTGCCATCTCCGAATTCCCCCTATGGCTCACCTCTTTACCAACGACAACCACCGGCCGAAACAGCACCTACAACCCCCATTCACACGAGCTCCGCTGTTTGTGACTTTGACATAATGTTTACACTCGGAGTGATCGCACAGGACAGCTTATAACACTCCCACACAACTTTTGAACATTTTTCTTATAAAACCACATATTTTGTCCTAAGTATCGACATGATCCCCAGTTGCTCTTTCGTTGGCCGGTCGGATAGGTTGGGCCCACTATTTTCAGGCTGGAGGATCACTTGTTCCAATATGGTGTGCCACCGTGGCCAAAGCCCAATTTCCATATCAACACTGCATCAACAACCTCGAAGTTTCTCCGCCAACTCATTACATCTAGGGTGTCCCAAACCCTAAACCTAAAGAAACATGCTCCTTGCCGCTGGAACAGGCAGCGACGGCCGGCGAATGTCAACTGTGTTTCCTGTGCTGCTTTGCATGGTTGGTGCATTCCTTGGCGCTGGCTGTGGTGCCCAGAGCGACTATTGACAACAAGGCGGCGCTTCTCTCTTAGCCTGATTTTTTTACACAATTCTCCCTTAGCCCGATGGTGCTTCCCCGCTGGTGGAGCTTGTTTGCTGGCCCGGATCGCCCCTACCCGACCATTTAGCGCGCTTTGAAGTCTCTAGGTGGCGCGGGCCCAGGCAGCTGGGCCTACGGGAGAGCCATGCAACGGGTTTCACCATCAGATCTCTCACGTGTGGCAACACTCGCCTATCCTGCCTGGGGCGTGTCGTGGGGGCTCCGGTGGAGCTTGGGCCCACACGCCTTGAGCAATGCCATGTAGTGGCTCCCTGATGAATGGTAGTGAGCGTTTTCATCCTTCGCGTGGCGGCTTTTGGCGGCGGCTGTGTGGGCTGCATGTAGCAGGCAAGGGGTGGCAGTGGTGGCGTAACATGGTGCTCTGAGTGAAAACTTTCTCTTGACATTTACCAGTGCCGTTGTCCTGCTTGGAGGCGTCGTTGAGATGGTGTCTTTGGGCATATGCTCCTGCTTAGTGGCGTTGTTGAGATGGCGCCTTTgggcgtcattctcttgcttggaGGCGTTGTTAAGGACTTCACTTCTCCACTCCTTGTACTCTCCAGGTGAAAAACCTTCATCCATTTATTTTCTTAAAAGTGTTGCCTTGGAGACCTGGAGCCTCGGTTTGGTGTTGTACGTGGCCTACAGTTATGCAGTCTGTTGGCAGAGAGGCTTAAAGGGAGTGTTCGAGTGCTGGAGATCGATGGTGGTGTGACAGCGGCCTGCATGGGGGGTGGATGTGCCATTTAGGTTGTCTCATGGGGGTTGAAGAGGCACACCTTTGCTTCCCTTGGGAGTtgtcttctctctctctctctcacgttGGCATGGGTGGCAGATGCATGACGGCCTAGGCATCTATGCAATGAGCGATGCCTCACTGTGGCAATACTGCGGCGTAGTCAAAATCCCCGGGTCATGCAATGCTAGTATATGTGGGCTTATATTTTTGTTTTGATTGTAATATGATTGATTGAACGGGTTGACATGTTAAATCTAGTGTAAAATCACTTGATTTTACAGTTCTCTTTTATATCAACGATATCAGTGTTAGCATGTGAAAACATGATATTGTGGGTCAGAGTATCAATTATGGAAGCCAAACATGCTTTGCAGTACGTACACGCATACTAGTTGATGTGAAGGCAAATGGCGTCTTCTGGGAATCTTTCATCTGTTCAATCTTCCAGACTCTAGTTATTTCATTCTATATGAAAAATCCAGTGAGCCATGTTCCATATTGATCATATATCGAGGTACGAAAGAAGAGACAGAGCTATGGTTAGAAAAAAGCACTTGTTTGCAGAAAGCAACAGCATCCAGAAGCATGATACGTCCAGGTACATACTGACCAAACTACTTTGCATGTGCACTGTTTCAGAAACATGCATTCTGCTAATAACCATAGCTCACAATATTCAATTAATACACTATTAAGATCCATTGCATGCAGATACAAAGATGTAAACAACATATCTGGATACTAGACCATTGCATACTTGATCAGATTACAGTGAAGTGGGTTTAGCTGCTTAGCCAAAATATCTGAATAATACTAACTGGTCGTATAGCACTCCTACCCCAAAGAAAAGACCAAAGGCAATTGCAAAGATGACTTTAATGCTGCATTCTTTTGCAGAGATGATGTACACAGGAGTTCCTTCAACCGAACTGCAATGGTTAATAAGCAGAGAATGGCACAGCTTTGGGTTCCCATCAAAACTAGAAGTTTGAAATGTGCTCAGCTGGCCTGCTGTTGGAATAGATCCTTCTAGGTCGTTGTTGGAAATGTTGAACTGCGAAAGGAAGTGAAGAATCTCCAATGCTGCAGGAATTTCACCCGTCAGATGGTTATTAGACAGATCTAGTTCCTGGAGGTTCGTGAGGTCGCAGATTGATTGCGGGATCTCTCCATAAAAGTTGTTGGAACTCAAGTCCAGAAAAAGGAGTGCTTTCAGCTGACCAATCTCTTGTGGGATCATACCTGTGAATTTATTGTTGCTGAGATTCAGCACTTTGGCCCAAGCACTGTCTATGCGGTATTGAAGTGTTGATGAATCCGCAACATAAATAACTAGATCAAGGTCAAGGAGGCTTGGGTCCGAATAGATGCCGGGCTTATCTGATTTCAACATTGGCATCTGCATCAAGGTGATTGGGATTTCCCCAGTAAGACTGTTGTTAGATACATTCAGACGAAAGAGGTGGTTTAGggagttgatccagcttggcatTGGTCCAGTGAGTCGATTGCTGTATAAGTCTAGCATCTTCAGATTTGTGAGCTTTGATAACCACATAGGTATCCTTCCAGTCAACGAACAATGGTGTATGGCGAGATGTTGAAGATTCTGGAAACCGTCAATGGTTTCATCTTGTGGCATGGCCTCATTCATGAAGTTTTTTCCAATAAGTAGGACGCTGATGTTCTTACAGCTCTTAAGGCCATGCAAAGTTTTTGTGATGTTCGTGAAGGAATTTCTAACAAGTGATAAGAAGGACAAGTGCTTCAGATTGCCTATTCTCAGGGAGATCTCACCATGCAAATTGTTGTATGACAACCGCAGTGCAGTCAAATTGCTGCATGAGTAAATACTTTCTGGAAGCATGCCACTGAGATTATTACTCATGAGATCTAAACTTTTTAGATTCTGTAGGGTGGCGAAGTTTACCTTGCTTAGATCTCCACTGAAGTTCTTGATCTTCAGATCAATGGTTTTCAGATTTGTGCAGTTGCCCAGAGTTGATGGCAACTCCCCAGACATATTATTGCTATCCAAATGGAGCTCCTCCAGCCTCCCGAGCTGACCTATGGACTCCGGGACGTTGCCACCGAAATTGTTCCATCCAAGGTCAAGAGTAAGCAGCTTAGCGAGTTTGACCATGTGTGCTCCATCAAGTTCTCCTTGTAGATCATTGTTGGGGAAGGAGAGGTACTCTAGCGAGGCAGCGTGGAAGATTTCAACAGGGAGAATCCCACTTAGGTTGTTATGGCCAACCTTGAGAACTCTGAGCTTGGAGCAATCACCGAGTGCGGTGGGAATATCACCACTCAATCGGTTGTGACAGAGGTCAAGCAAAGCCAGAGATGGCGACCCCAGGCAAAGAGAAGATGGTATGTGCCCAGTGAAGCTGTTATTGCTGGCGTTGAGCACGATCAGATTCTTCGTCATCTTCCATATGGCTGATGGAAATTCTGAGCTGAACTGGTTGCTTGAGATGTTGAGTACCTGCAGAGGCCTGTCGGCGGTAACTAAAGATGGCAGCTCGGGCAGCGGTCCGTTGAGCTGGCTGAAGCTGACGTCGAGGACAATGATGCTTCCAGAGGACATGAGCTCCGGAGGAAGGACACCAGAGAAGGAGTTGTATGAGAGGTTGACACGCTGCAGGCTGGTGAGGTCGGCAAGGGATGGCGCGATGCGCCCTTCAAGTCCTCTAGATGCCAGGGAGACCTCAGTAACAGCTCCGTCTTCATTGCAGGTGATGCCTTCCCACTCGCAGCAGTCCGTGCCGTTGTCACGCCACAATGTGGCGAGGCCGCCATCTTGCGACAGCCCGGCAAGGAAACCAAGgaggttgcgcttctcctgctcGGTGCATGCGGTGGCAGGAGAGGCCAAGATGAGGAGCACGAACAGCTGCAGCACGACTGGAGGAATGATGGAGAAATGCATTGGTTGCTGTTTTTTCCCCTTGTTTTGCTGTTGCTGGCAGAATGCATGCACTGCTGGTACCATTTATCATCTAACAGTGGCCATATAGGTGGTGGCATGAGTAGTAGCAGGCTGCTATATATAGATATAGCCTGGCCCTGGCCCCTGGGGTACCAACCCAGTTTTGGGCCCGCTGAGGCTTACTGGGAATTTGCATGCTTGACGCTGAGGTCTTGCTATACTTGAGTGTGGTACAGATATACGAGTTCACATGGGCTGGATTTCTTTTGATAAAGATGAATGCAGATTGGTACCAGTAACCAGGCAGCGTGATTTGTTTTCCATGCTTTAATGCAGAATTAAGTTAGATTCTGGAAATCAGAGTCAAATGGTCGATCAGAGGTGTGTGTATCTTGCTTATGTTTTGAAATTTCTTCTTATTTCATTGTTCAGTAGGTATTCTCTTCTCAATTCATGCTTGAGACTGACAAAATGTTCTGGTTTTCCTTTGTGCTCGCTGTTGGtagttactccctccgtcccataatataagagcgtttttaacactagtgtagtgtcaaaaacgctcttatattatgggacggagggagtagtagataACTGGAGGTATTCGAGTTTCAATAGAATCTCCTGAGAAGGTACATACCTATCCAACTCATGCTTCGCGGGAACATTTTGAAAAGTTGTGTTTCATGTCTATGGGGAGATATTCTGCTTGATATTTATCATGCATTTGCTTCCAACTCTAACGAATAAATATCTATTATATCAGTTTGAAACTGGTTGTGTTTACAAAATAGTCATTACATCAGTTTGAAAACAGTTTCATGGTTAGtgtatttatttatttttgaaaatGAGGATAGACAGATTTGTCGCTGCTGTCTCCATCTGAGACGTACATGAGTTCCTGCTTTCACTACTCGGCAGCTCGAGTTTACCTGTTGAATAGCTGTTATTGATTGATTCTTTCTCTTAGGGCGTCGTAATTGTATTTCATTTCTTGTTACTTTGCTTCAGGCATACACCGTGAATGAAGATCCTGGCAAAAACCCTCGACCACGTGCGTATGCCTGGAATGGGACTTCTTTTCATGGAAAGTTGACTCAAAGGCAGAGCGAGTGACTTGACTTTGGTCATCGGGGTCAAGTCTTGTTCGACAGAAAGTCAGAAGCAGACCATACACCAGGGCCACCCAGTAACTGCTAGTTTATACTCTTTGCTGGCTCCACCATTACTTCACCTTGACTATGTAGGCTCCGGTGCGAGCCTTGAAACTGTCTCTCTTTTTTTAAAGTAAAGTGCACGGTTAGTACAAGAAGTTGCGGCGAAAGTACAGTATATATGTCAAGTTTGAAATATCACAGTTCAGTACATGATGTTTTTAAGTGAGTGTTAAGTGGTACAAAGTGGTTGTGTTTACAGTAACCGCGCTTTGTAGTTAGTGAACAAAATATTCATTATACCAGAGTTTGTAAACTGTTTCATGGTTGTGGTTTTTCTTATATTTCCTGTTAGTTCCTTGCAGATCATATTTTTGTGACATTTCCCTGGGTACAGGTCCTGGAACAAAGCAGAGTCAAAAGCACATGTGCATCATTCATGAATAATGTACTTCAGATGATGCACAGAGAGTGGCCATGGTGtattcccctcttctcttgtggTAAAGAAGCTCTGAGCTTCAACTTCCTGTGGCTCCTTTTCTTGCTTTTTTTTATTACAGAAAAGCAGCAAGGTAAAACCGTCTCCATATGAGATAGGTAGATATATTGATTGATTGTTGCCTCTGCAACTTGTTCAGGGAGGGTTGAACAAGTACTCATCAAAGGCAGAGCGAGCAACTCTGACTTTATCTTGGCAGCAACCATACACCAAGTATGAACTTGGGTGACGGACTTCGGTCATCGTGGTTTGGAATCCGTGAATTTCCGCAGATCCTTGTACAGATTTTGTAGAATTTAGTCATCGCGCTCCCAATAGAATAGGTCTCAAGTCTTCTACGTCTGAGGCCAAGCATGCACGAGGACCAGTTGGAAGCTGCTGCTAGTTTATACTCTTTCCATTTCCATCATTACTTCATCTTGACTATCTAGTTCCATTGTGAGACTCGTCATTTTGGAAAGGGCTTATGAGAACGAAGGACTTGTTTTTTCGTAGGGTCAAATTTTTGGTTGGCAATGGGACGTCAACAAGATTTTAGGAGGATACGTGGTTATGAGAGACACCCCCCGCCGTATAATATCCCATCTTTTATAACATTGTGCAACGTAAGGAGGATTATATAGGCACAGTTTTCCAAAAAAATCCTTTGAATATTCAGTTCAGATGTGCGTTAGTTGGTGAGCGATGGACTGACTGGATGCACTTGGTTCGGAGATTGATAGATGTCAACTCTCCGACCAGCCGGATTCGACGCAATGGAAATTAGCTAAAAATGGGGTATTTACGGTGAAATCTTTCTATATGGATTTGATTAATTCTGGTCCAATTTAAAGATCGTTCCATATTTGGAAGATTAAGATTCCCTTGCGTATTAAAATTTTTATGTAGTTCGTCCACAAGCAAGTAATACTCATCAAGGACAACTTAATCAAGAGGCGATGAGTATGTAGTTCACATTGTTGTTTTTGTGATCATGATGAAACAATACAACATTTATTCCTTGAATGCCCACTCGCCAAATTGCTTT containing:
- the LOC125515933 gene encoding tyrosine-sulfated glycopeptide receptor 1-like, with the translated sequence MRSFTIPPAVLQLFLLLLLASRSTACTEQEKRNLLRFLSGLSRDGGLAMSWRENGTDCCEWEGIACNEDRAVTEVSLASRGLEGCISPSLADLTSVLHINLSYNSFSGDLLPEIMSSGSIIVLDVSFNRLNGSLHELPPLVTTDRPLQVLNISSNQFNSEFPSATWKVMKNLIALNASNNSFTGNIPSSLCLGSPYLALLDLCYNQLSGEIPNALGNCSKLKVLKAGNNNLSGNLPVETFHATLLEYLSFPNNGLQGELEGAHIVKLGNLATLDLGGNHFSGKIPQSIGLLKRLEELYLGSNNMSGELPSALGNCTNLKIIDLKINNFSGDLGKVNFAALHNLKSLDLLRNNLNGIVPESIYSCSNLTALRLSSNHFHGEISSRIGNLKHLSFLSLSRNCFTNITKALHALKSSRNISTLLLGRNFMNEAMPQDAFIDGFQNLQLLTMDWCSLTGRIPIWLSKLTNLKILLLVSNRLTGPMPSWMNSLNNLFILDVSNNSLTGEIPIALMEMPMLKSDKAGIYLDPNLLGLPIFYVDPSLQYRMGSAWPKGLKLGKNKLTGAIPQEIGHLKTAHYLDLSFNNFYGAIPQSICNLTNLQGLDLSNNHLTGAIPAALGKLHFLSQFNISNNDLEGPIPTTGQLSTFQTSSFDGNPKLCGSLLIRDCSSVEEAPMYISAKEYSMKVIFAIAFGPFFVVGVLYDQLVLFRYFG
- the LOC125515932 gene encoding receptor-like protein 2 codes for the protein MVPAVHAFCQQQQNKGKKQQPMHFSIIPPVVLQLFVLLILASPATACTEQEKRNLLGFLAGLSQDGGLATLWRDNGTDCCEWEGITCNEDGAVTEVSLASRGLEGRIAPSLADLTSLQRVNLSYNSFSGVLPPELMSSGSIIVLDVSFSQLNGPLPELPSLVTADRPLQVLNISSNQFSSEFPSAIWKMTKNLIVLNASNNSFTGHIPSSLCLGSPSLALLDLCHNRLSGDIPTALGDCSKLRVLKVGHNNLSGILPVEIFHAASLEYLSFPNNDLQGELDGAHMVKLAKLLTLDLGWNNFGGNVPESIGQLGRLEELHLDSNNMSGELPSTLGNCTNLKTIDLKIKNFSGDLSKVNFATLQNLKSLDLMSNNLSGMLPESIYSCSNLTALRLSYNNLHGEISLRIGNLKHLSFLSLVRNSFTNITKTLHGLKSCKNISVLLIGKNFMNEAMPQDETIDGFQNLQHLAIHHCSLTGRIPMWLSKLTNLKMLDLYSNRLTGPMPSWINSLNHLFRLNVSNNSLTGEIPITLMQMPMLKSDKPGIYSDPSLLDLDLVIYVADSSTLQYRIDSAWAKVLNLSNNKFTGMIPQEIGQLKALLFLDLSSNNFYGEIPQSICDLTNLQELDLSNNHLTGEIPAALEILHFLSQFNISNNDLEGSIPTAGQLSTFQTSSFDGNPKLCHSLLINHCSSVEGTPVYIISAKECSIKVIFAIAFGLFFGVGVLYDQLVLFRYFG